ACCTCCTTCTACTTGTTCTCTTGCAATATCAAGTGCTTCGGCATATTTTTCTTCTTTAATCAGTCTTAAGAATTTTTTTGAGCCGGCAACATTGGTTCTCTCTCCCACATTGATAAAGTTGGATTCTGCGGTAATTACCAAGGGTTCTAAACCGGATAAACGCAGGGGCTTAGTTTGCTCGGTTTGTTGTTGATTGGTATTGCGTAACTTGTAGGAAGTGTGTGCCACATAATCTGCAAAAGCTTTGATATGATCCGGGGTGGTTCCGCAACACCCCCCGAGAATATTGACCAAACCTTTGTCAATGTATTCTTTGACTTGCTCCAACATAAATTCCGGTGTGTCATCATATTGTCCAAAAGCATTGGGCAATCCGGCATTGGGATACACTGAGGTGTAATAGCTTGTTTTATTTGCAATAGATTCTAAGTAAGGTGTCAACTGTTTTGCACCTAAAGCACAATTGAATCCGACACTCAATAAATCAAGATGTGAAATGGATATTAAAAATGCTTCTGCTGTTTGTCCGGAGAGTGTTCTGCCGGAAGCATCTGTGATGGTTCCGCTCACCATAATGGGAATTTCAATTCCTTTTTCTTCTTGTATTTGGTCTATGGCAAAGAGGGCAGCTTTGGCATTGAGGGTGTCAAAAATGGTTTCGACAAGCAAGATATCTGCACCACCGTCTATCAATGCTTCTGCTTGCTGTTTATAAGCTTTACGCAAATCTTCAAAGGTAATAGCCCGAAATCCGGGATCGTTAATATTGGGTGATAGCGAAGCGGTTCTATTGGTTGGACCCATAGCTCCTGCAACAAATCTGGGCTTTGATGGATTTTTGGCAGTAAATTCATCACAAGCCTCTCGTGCAATTTTGGCAGATTGATAATTCAGTTCATAGACAAATTCTTCCATGTGATAATCAGCCATAGCCACGGTTGTAGAAGAAAAGGTGTTGGTTTCTATAATGTCCGAACCGGCTTCAAGATATGCTCTGTGTATTGCCCCGATTATGTGCGGTTGTGTGAGAGACAGTAAATCATTATTGCCTTTGAGTGAATGTTTCCAATCCTTAAATCTTTCGCCTCTATAATCATCTTCGGTGAGTTTATAGCGCTGAATCATGGTGCCCATAGCACCATCGAGAATTAAAATTCTTTGTTCTAATAAGTCTGATATCTTCTTCTTTGTGTTCATTTCAATATTTATTTATAAACCGAAATGTTGTCAAGAAGTGATTGGGTCTTGAAATTATGGGTTATCTCTCCTGATTTCTCAAGTAGAATGTAGCACCGTTCTTTTAAAAAAGAGGTTGCCAAGGTTTCATAGGGTCCATTCCCTCCACCTTTCTTGATAACATTTCGAATGTAAATGAGCGAATACGGGTGCAAAAGTAAGTAAATATTCCTTAAATAAAATCCTGTTTGTCAATAGAAATATGGGGTTGATGACTATCCAAGTCTCCAATCAATGGGTTTTATCCCGTTTTGAGACAAATACGCATTGGTTTTAGAGAAATGTCTGCTGCCAAAGAAACCTCTGTCAGCTGAGAATGGCGATGGGTGTGCAGATGCGAGTATCAGGTGTTTGTCAGGGTCAATCAAGGGGATTTTGTCTTGGGCAAATTTTCCCCAGAGTATAAAAACAACATGTTCATTTCGTTCGCTGACTGTTTTGATAATTTTGTCTGTAAACTGTTCCCAGCCTTTGTTTTGATGTGAGCCGGCTTCGGACTGTCGCACAGTCAAAGTAGCGTTTAATAACAACACACCCTGTTCTGCCCAATTTGTGAGGTTTCCCGAGCGTGGAAAAGGTATTGCCAAATCTGCTCCTAACTCTTTAAAAATATTCTGTAAAGAAGGAGGAAACTTTATATTATCCGGAACCGAGAAGCTCAAACCATGCGCTTGTCCAATGCCATGATAGGGGTCTTGTCCCAGAATAAGAACTTTGACTTTGTTTAATGGTGTCAAATTAAGGGCTTGGAAGATTTGATTATTGGGCGGATATATGTTCTTTCCCGATTCTCTTTCCTTTTGCAAAAAGGCTTTCAGGTTTATCATATACTCGGATTCAAACTCTTGTTTGAGATGTTCGAGCCATGATTCATGAAGCTTTACCACAGACATGGGTAAACTTATTAAGATACAAGAGTACCAACAGCTTCGCCTTTCATGAGTCGCAACAAGTTTCCGGGTTTGTTCATATCAAACACAAGAATAGGCAGGTTGTTCTCCTGACAAAGCGTAATAGCGGTTAAGTCCATAATGTTCAACCCTTTGCTATATACTTCCGCAAAGCTAATATTATCAAACTTTGTAGCCGAAGCGTCTTTCTCGGGGTCGGCAGAATAAACACCATCCACACGTGTACCTTTTAAAATTACATTTGCTTCTATTTCAACGGCTCTCAAAGAAGCGGCAGAGTCTGTGGTAAAATAAGGGTTTCCGGTTCCTGCACCAAAAATCACAACACGTCCTTTTTCAAGGTGTCTGACTGCTTTTCTGCGGATAAAAGGCTCACAAATTTGTTCCATTTTGATAGCGGATTGCAAACGAGTTGAAAGTCCTACTTTTTCTAATGCGCCTTGCAAAGCCATTGCATTGATAACAGTTGCCAGCATCCCCATATAATCTGCTTGGGCTCTGTCTGCCAGTCCTTTTTGAACCCCTTGCACACCTCTAAAAATATTGCCACCTCCAATTACAATAGCAACCTCTACTCCCAAGTCCACAACGGATTTAACCTCGTTTGCATATTGTTCAAGAATATTGGGATCTATACCAAATTGGTTATTTCCCATCAAGGATTCTCCACTGAGTTTAAGAAGGATTCTATTGTATTTTTTCATGTTTAAAACTGTACTTGAATGTTTGGGCAAAAAAAAAGCTCCTTTGGGAGCTTTTCAAGTTTTTCTTAATTAATATTATGCACCTAAGCCAACACGCTTAAATCCTACAACTGCAAGATTTGATTCAGTATCGGCAAGCATTTTCTTGATAGATTTAGAAGAGTCTTTAACAAATTCCTGATTAATCAAAGTGTATTCTTTGTAGAATTTAGAAAGTCTTCCCATTGCGATTTTTTCAGCCATTTCAGCAGGTTTTCCTTCTTGGATTGCTTGTTCCTTTCCAAGGTTAATTTCGCGTTGTTTCACTTCTTCAGAAACAGATGTTTCGTCCAAAGCAATGGGGTTCATAGCTGCAATTTGCATAGCTACGTCCTTTCCTGCAGCAGTATTTGCATCTGATGGAGCGTTAGACAAAGCAACCAACACACCAATTCTGTTTCCTGCATGGATATAAGAAATGATGTTATTGCCTTCCAAAACCTCATAAGAAGAGATATCCATTTTCTCACCGGTCTTTCCCATTTCTTCTACTATTTTTTGCTCTACAGTGAGGTTATCAATAGAAAGAGCTTTGAGAGCTGCAATATCAGAAGGCTTTTTGGTTAATGCAAGATTGGCAATTTGGTTAGCAAAAGCAACAAAATCAGCATTCTTTGCCACAAAGTCAGTTTCGCAGTTTAGCTCAATAACCACTCCGGATTTTTTATCAGCAGAGGTAAGCGCTATAACGGCTCCTTCTTGAGCATCTCTGTCTGCTCTGTTCATAGAAATTTTTTGTCCTTTTTTTCTAAGCAGTTCAATGGCTTTGTCAAAATCACCACCTGCTTCTACAAGAGCTTTTTTGCAGTCCATCATACCTGCTCCTGTCATTTGTCTGAGTTTGTTTACGTCAGATGCACTTATTGTTGTCATAAATGAATTAATACTTTAAAATACAAAATGAATGATACCCGAAAGAGTTGCTATTACGCTTCTGTTTCAAGTTCTTTAGCTGAATCCTTTTCAGCCTTTTTCTTTGCTACTTCTTCGTCCTTTTCTGCTTTGTGTTCTTGAGCTGCTTCTTTTATTGTGTCCACAATCTGGTTTACAATAAATTGAATTGAGTTAGCAGAGTCGTCATTAGCAGGGATAACATAGTCAATCTTAGTAGGGTCTGAGTTAGTGTCCACCATGCCAATGGTAGGAATATTAAGTTTCAAAGCCTCTGCAACCGCAATATGTTCTTTTTTCACATCAACTATGAAAATCAATGCAGGCAATTTGTGCATGTTTTCGATTCCACTGAAGAATTTAACCAGTTTTTCTTGCTCTCTTGAAAGAACCAACTTCTCTTTTTTAGCCAAGGCTTCAAAAGTTCCGTCTTTCATGTTCTTTTCGATGGTTTGCATCTTTTTGATAGACTTCTTAACAGTAGCAAAATTAGTTAGCATACCCCCCAGCCATCTTTCGGTGACATAAGGCATGTCAACAGACTTAGCAGCTTCTGCAACAATTTCTTTAGCTTGTTTTTTGGTTGCAACAAACAGTACTTTTCTGCCTGATTTAACCATGTTTTTAATCACTTGTTTAGCTTCTTCAATCTTAACAAGGGTTTTGTTGAGGTCAATCAAGTGGATACCGTCTTTTTCCATAAAGATATAGGGTGCCATCTTAGGGCTCCATTTATGGGTAAGGTGTCCAAAGTGACAACCTGCGTCTAATAAATCTTTTGTGCTTATTTGTGACATTGTAATAATCTTAACGTTTAGAGAATTGGAAGCGTTTTCTTGCTTTCTTTTGACCGAATTTCTTTCTTTCTACCATGCGTGGGTCTCTGGTAAGAAGTTTGTGTTGTTTAAGAACCGGACGATTTTCAGGGTCGATTTCGCATAATGCTCTTGCGATAGCAAGCTTAATTGCGTCTGCCTGTCCGGTAATTCCGCCTCCTGAAACATTTACATCTATATCAAAAGATTCGTTTGCGTTAAGAAGTGAAAGTGGTAATGTCACCATGTTTTGGTGAGTTGCAACAGGAAAGTACTCTTTCAGCGTTTTGCTGTTTATTTGGACTTTTCCTTTACCGGGTTTAAAATAAATCCTTGCAATTGAGGATTTTCTTCTGCCAATGGTGTTTATTGCTTCCATTTTATTATATTAGATATCAAATTTTAATTCTTGTGGTTTTTGAGCCTGATGTGGGTGTTCGCTACCAACATATACAAACATGTTGTGGAATATTTTTCTTCCCAATCTGTTTTTGGGCAACATACCTCTAACTGCTTCTTCTACAAGGGCAAAAGGCTTCTTGTTTAAAAGCTCTTGGGGTGTTATTCTTCTTTGTCCACCGGGGTATCCTGAGTGGGAGATATATTCCTTTTGGGTCATTCTTCCATCCGGAATGTGGACTTTCTCTGCATTGACAACTATTACATAATCTCCACAATCTACGTGGGGTGTAAAGTCGGGCTTGTTTTTGCCTCTTAGGACACTTGCAATCTGAGAAGATAATCTTCCCAAGTTTTGACCTTCAGCATCTACAATAAACCATCTCTTGTTTACTGTCGCAGAATTTGCTGATATTGTTTTGTAGCTCAGGGTATTCACGTCTAACCTATTTTTTTGGGGTTGCAAATATAGAAAGACTATAAATACTAAACAAATGAACTTTGAAAATTATTTTGTAAACATTTTTTCAAACATAGTTCTCATATAAATCAAGGAGTTTAGCCTTTTCTGATTCCCAATTGAACTTTTTTTGGGCGCAATAGATTGCATTTTGTGAGAACTTTTTTATTAATTCTTCGTCTGCAATCAACTTTTGAATAGCATCTGAAATTTGTTTTATGTTTTCCGGGTTGACTGTTAAACCTGTTTCTGTTTCTTCCACTAACTTACGATAAAGTGGAAAATGGCTGGTAATAATCGGAAGTCCGCATGCCATATATTCAAATAGTTTAGTGGGTTTGGATTCCACAGAGTTTTTCATGGGTTTGATAAGACATAAACCAATGCCACATTGTTTAGAAATAGTGTATCCGGCCTCGAGATTCATTCTGCCGTAGAAGTGCAAATAAGGTTTGAGCTTAGGATAATATCGGTGCGAAATGATGCTGCTTTCTATGCGAGAGTACAAACGTCCGACACAATGAAAATGAACGGGCAAATTTTTTGTATGCAGTTCGTTCATAGATTCCATTATTTCACTAATACATCGGCTTTCCAAAATTATTCCAATGTAAAAAAGATGCAGGGGGTTTCTGTTGTTGCTTTTAAACTGTTCAAATAATTCGGGTTCAACATAATTTTGAATTACGGTTATATTGGGTGCAAACTCAGAATATCTTTTCAAATAGGATTCTTCTGCTAAAACAACGGGAACATTTTTGCAAGCAATACGCTCCACATAGTCAAATATTCTGAATGTTGCTCTTTTGTTGTGTACCCATTCTTTATCGAATATATCGTCTGCAATATTTTCATGTACATCTATGATTACTTTCTTGCCAATCAAACGAAGTAAGATGGCACAAGGCATCAATTCCGGATCATGAATATGATACAAATCGGCTTTGATTCTCAGGGCTTTAAAAAACATTAAAAGCCAAGAAGTAAATATTCTCAAACTTCTGTTTCTGTATTCTCTGAATGGTATAATTTGAACCCCTTTGATTGTTTCTTTTTGGGAGTGAATTCCCACAACAACAACTTTATATTTTTGGACAAGACTAAGCGCGTATTTATAAAAAATACGAGTATCCAGCGCATAATGTAATGAGCTGAGTTGACAAACTGTTGGGGTATTGGTTGAATACACTAATTCCAAGTACTCTGCTTTCGGCTGCAAAGAAAAGACTATTTCATTAATGAATTATTCCCGACTTAATTCAAGAATAAATTGAAAGGTAAGATTTATTGGGGGATTAAATTATACAAGCTCAAAGAAATGCATTGAGCATCATATAAAAAATTCCGGCTATGATGGCAGAGACGGGAATGGTGAGAATCCAAGCCCAGAGTAATTTGATGGTAATACCCCAACGAACAGCCGATACGCGCTTGGT
This genomic interval from Bacteroidota bacterium contains the following:
- the ung gene encoding uracil-DNA glycosylase is translated as MSVVKLHESWLEHLKQEFESEYMINLKAFLQKERESGKNIYPPNNQIFQALNLTPLNKVKVLILGQDPYHGIGQAHGLSFSVPDNIKFPPSLQNIFKELGADLAIPFPRSGNLTNWAEQGVLLLNATLTVRQSEAGSHQNKGWEQFTDKIIKTVSERNEHVVFILWGKFAQDKIPLIDPDKHLILASAHPSPFSADRGFFGSRHFSKTNAYLSQNGIKPIDWRLG
- a CDS encoding glycosyltransferase is translated as MQPKAEYLELVYSTNTPTVCQLSSLHYALDTRIFYKYALSLVQKYKVVVVGIHSQKETIKGVQIIPFREYRNRSLRIFTSWLLMFFKALRIKADLYHIHDPELMPCAILLRLIGKKVIIDVHENIADDIFDKEWVHNKRATFRIFDYVERIACKNVPVVLAEESYLKRYSEFAPNITVIQNYVEPELFEQFKSNNRNPLHLFYIGIILESRCISEIMESMNELHTKNLPVHFHCVGRLYSRIESSIISHRYYPKLKPYLHFYGRMNLEAGYTISKQCGIGLCLIKPMKNSVESKPTKLFEYMACGLPIITSHFPLYRKLVEETETGLTVNPENIKQISDAIQKLIADEELIKKFSQNAIYCAQKKFNWESEKAKLLDLYENYV
- the pyrH gene encoding UMP kinase; the encoded protein is MKKYNRILLKLSGESLMGNNQFGIDPNILEQYANEVKSVVDLGVEVAIVIGGGNIFRGVQGVQKGLADRAQADYMGMLATVINAMALQGALEKVGLSTRLQSAIKMEQICEPFIRRKAVRHLEKGRVVIFGAGTGNPYFTTDSAASLRAVEIEANVILKGTRVDGVYSADPEKDASATKFDNISFAEVYSKGLNIMDLTAITLCQENNLPILVFDMNKPGNLLRLMKGEAVGTLVS
- the rpsB gene encoding 30S ribosomal protein S2 is translated as MSQISTKDLLDAGCHFGHLTHKWSPKMAPYIFMEKDGIHLIDLNKTLVKIEEAKQVIKNMVKSGRKVLFVATKKQAKEIVAEAAKSVDMPYVTERWLGGMLTNFATVKKSIKKMQTIEKNMKDGTFEALAKKEKLVLSREQEKLVKFFSGIENMHKLPALIFIVDVKKEHIAVAEALKLNIPTIGMVDTNSDPTKIDYVIPANDDSANSIQFIVNQIVDTIKEAAQEHKAEKDEEVAKKKAEKDSAKELETEA
- the rplM gene encoding 50S ribosomal protein L13; the encoded protein is MNTLSYKTISANSATVNKRWFIVDAEGQNLGRLSSQIASVLRGKNKPDFTPHVDCGDYVIVVNAEKVHIPDGRMTQKEYISHSGYPGGQRRITPQELLNKKPFALVEEAVRGMLPKNRLGRKIFHNMFVYVGSEHPHQAQKPQELKFDI
- the rpsI gene encoding 30S ribosomal protein S9, yielding MEAINTIGRRKSSIARIYFKPGKGKVQINSKTLKEYFPVATHQNMVTLPLSLLNANESFDIDVNVSGGGITGQADAIKLAIARALCEIDPENRPVLKQHKLLTRDPRMVERKKFGQKKARKRFQFSKR
- the tsf gene encoding translation elongation factor Ts, encoding MTTISASDVNKLRQMTGAGMMDCKKALVEAGGDFDKAIELLRKKGQKISMNRADRDAQEGAVIALTSADKKSGVVIELNCETDFVAKNADFVAFANQIANLALTKKPSDIAALKALSIDNLTVEQKIVEEMGKTGEKMDISSYEVLEGNNIISYIHAGNRIGVLVALSNAPSDANTAAGKDVAMQIAAMNPIALDETSVSEEVKQREINLGKEQAIQEGKPAEMAEKIAMGRLSKFYKEYTLINQEFVKDSSKSIKKMLADTESNLAVVGFKRVGLGA